In one Candidatus Zixiibacteriota bacterium genomic region, the following are encoded:
- a CDS encoding SBBP repeat-containing protein, translated as MSARFFLTIGLVLTALITVFAAESVLTASVEDMVINSPMSFTENAGQWDENIQFRAGAGAVTLWFGRDGAYYQFARELTDFEPSEKPYKQGPGEVEVMMIRASFVGAHSNPVVVGKDKLDYKCNYFLGSDPSRWRSDVPNYESIMYCDLYPGIDLKYFGNGEKLEYDFIVAPGADPSRIEVRYDGADGLYVNSAGELVVETRWGSVTELRPYVYQEDGAGRIEVAGSYRMISPTSFGFSFDGGFDPSLPLVIDPMLTYSSYIGGSASEYIWGVAVDKYDNPVVCGHTYSVDFPSVNALQEDFAGDWDVFITKFSSAGNVILFSTYFGGSDREENPRLDVDGNSNIIVAGRTYSPDFPLAAALDATLGGTNDAFVAKISSGGSSLLYSTLLGGSVDEWLTGVAIDGYGNAYLTGITGSMDFPCVDEIDDDLDGESDAFVTRINKAGDAIGYSTYLGGFRDDEATGIAVTKVGAIFVTGVTYSNDFPTLNAYDNELNGTVDCFVTKFTSDKRPAADRITSLSTTVTMGEIELAFSTYLGGNDDDYGNAIAIDAYQNVWVVGGTESDDFPVVGALQPTFSGGGVIGNDVFVTKVNSDGGSLAYSTYLGGTDDDYAKGVAVDIDGDVYVTGGTYSIDFPTVYRLDGTLGGELDAYITKFNGLTHQLIYSTFVGGNNSDLAQTIDVGAEAEVFIAGYTLSSDFPLVNQYQSTRLGTRDGFLSKVYGGCCVGMRGNLDGDIADYADAMDLVYLVDFMYKAGPYPPCDEEGDVDGDGSVSSLDLVYMVNYVYKFGPYPMSCY; from the coding sequence ATGTCAGCCAGGTTTTTCCTCACCATCGGCTTGGTATTGACAGCATTAATCACCGTCTTTGCCGCCGAAAGCGTCCTGACCGCCTCCGTAGAAGATATGGTAATCAACAGTCCAATGTCATTCACGGAGAATGCCGGTCAATGGGACGAAAACATCCAGTTCAGAGCCGGCGCCGGAGCCGTGACCTTGTGGTTTGGCCGTGATGGTGCCTATTACCAATTTGCCCGGGAGTTGACCGACTTTGAGCCCTCGGAGAAGCCATATAAGCAGGGTCCCGGTGAAGTTGAGGTCATGATGATCCGGGCATCGTTTGTCGGCGCGCACAGCAATCCCGTAGTGGTTGGCAAGGACAAGCTCGATTATAAATGCAACTATTTTCTTGGCAGTGATCCATCGCGGTGGCGATCAGATGTACCCAACTATGAATCGATCATGTATTGCGACCTCTATCCGGGCATAGATTTGAAATACTTCGGCAATGGTGAGAAGCTGGAGTATGACTTCATAGTGGCCCCCGGCGCGGATCCGTCGCGTATTGAGGTGCGCTACGACGGCGCTGACGGTTTGTATGTGAACAGCGCCGGTGAGTTGGTGGTGGAGACTCGTTGGGGTTCGGTAACGGAGCTCAGACCGTATGTGTACCAGGAAGACGGTGCCGGTCGCATAGAGGTAGCCGGTTCCTACCGAATGATTTCACCGACCAGTTTCGGCTTTTCTTTCGACGGCGGTTTTGATCCGTCGCTGCCGCTGGTGATCGATCCGATGCTGACCTACAGCTCGTATATTGGCGGTTCCGCGAGTGAGTATATTTGGGGTGTCGCGGTGGATAAGTATGACAACCCGGTTGTGTGCGGTCATACTTACTCCGTTGATTTCCCTTCGGTAAATGCTCTTCAGGAGGATTTTGCCGGGGATTGGGATGTTTTCATCACCAAGTTTTCTTCGGCCGGGAATGTGATTCTCTTCAGCACCTATTTCGGGGGTAGCGACCGTGAAGAAAACCCGCGCCTTGACGTGGACGGTAACAGCAACATCATTGTAGCCGGCAGAACTTACTCGCCCGACTTTCCTCTGGCCGCTGCTCTTGACGCGACACTTGGGGGCACCAATGATGCTTTTGTGGCAAAAATATCGAGTGGCGGAAGTTCCCTGTTATACAGCACACTTTTGGGAGGATCTGTTGATGAGTGGCTCACCGGGGTAGCTATTGACGGTTACGGGAACGCATATTTGACGGGGATTACCGGATCCATGGATTTCCCCTGCGTGGACGAAATCGACGACGACCTTGACGGTGAATCCGATGCCTTTGTTACGCGGATTAATAAGGCGGGAGATGCTATCGGTTACAGCACTTATCTGGGCGGCTTCAGGGATGACGAGGCCACCGGTATCGCGGTGACAAAGGTCGGGGCGATATTCGTTACCGGAGTGACTTATTCGAACGACTTTCCCACTCTCAACGCTTATGACAATGAGCTCAATGGTACGGTGGACTGTTTCGTGACCAAGTTCACCAGTGACAAAAGGCCGGCTGCCGACAGAATCACATCCCTTTCGACGACCGTGACGATGGGCGAAATAGAGCTCGCCTTCAGCACCTATCTTGGAGGTAACGACGACGACTACGGAAACGCTATCGCCATTGACGCGTACCAGAATGTGTGGGTGGTTGGCGGGACGGAGTCCGACGACTTTCCGGTCGTTGGCGCCCTTCAGCCGACCTTCTCAGGCGGAGGTGTCATAGGCAACGATGTCTTTGTAACAAAAGTAAATTCCGACGGGGGCTCATTGGCGTATAGCACTTATCTCGGCGGTACCGATGACGATTACGCGAAGGGTGTGGCGGTAGATATCGACGGTGATGTATATGTCACCGGCGGCACCTATTCAATCGATTTTCCGACTGTTTATCGCCTCGATGGTACTCTGGGTGGTGAACTCGACGCCTATATAACCAAATTCAACGGCCTGACCCACCAACTCATATACAGCACATTTGTGGGAGGTAACAACTCCGACCTGGCCCAGACGATTGATGTCGGCGCCGAGGCGGAGGTATTTATTGCCGGTTACACGTTATCATCGGATTTCCCGCTGGTTAATCAGTATCAATCGACCCGCCTGGGGACCCGCGACGGTTTCCTCTCAAAAGTGTACGGCGGGTGCTGCGTGGGCATGAGGGGCAATCTCGATGGTGACATTGCCGATTATGCCGACGCCATGGATCTGGTCTATTTGGTCGATTTCATGTACAAGGCGGGGCCCTACCCGCCGTGCGACGAAGAAGGCGATGTCGATGGCGATGGTTCCGTGAGTTCGCTGGATCTTGTTTATATGGTCAACTATGTGTATAAATTCGGACCCTACCCCATGTCATGTTATTGA
- the folP gene encoding dihydropteroate synthase yields the protein MSIKTIPLTSGRNLFLSSTLVMGVLNLTPDSFSDGGSYKNADAAVDRALEMERQGADIIDIGGESTRPGAKMVPAAEEIERVVPVIKALRASSTIPISIDTYKATTAKAALDAGADIVNDISALRFDPDLAQVVSAGKVPLIMMHMLGTPATMQNSPHYDDCVGELMDFFSERLAFCEKQGIDTGKVILDPGIGFGKRLEDNLYILSELARFKKLDKPLLVGTSRKSFIKMVHPTDKPARERIGGSIASMIMAVMNGADIVRVHDVAETVEALKVLRAIREGI from the coding sequence TTGAGCATAAAAACGATTCCACTGACGTCCGGCCGAAATCTGTTTCTTTCCAGCACCCTCGTTATGGGTGTGCTGAACCTGACACCGGACTCGTTCTCCGATGGAGGCAGTTACAAAAACGCCGATGCTGCCGTTGACCGTGCGCTCGAAATGGAACGCCAGGGAGCCGACATTATCGACATCGGTGGAGAATCTACCCGCCCCGGAGCCAAAATGGTCCCGGCAGCAGAAGAAATCGAGCGCGTTGTGCCGGTGATCAAGGCATTAAGAGCATCCTCGACCATACCCATCTCCATAGATACCTATAAGGCCACGACCGCAAAGGCGGCGCTCGATGCCGGCGCGGATATTGTCAACGATATCTCCGCCCTCAGATTCGACCCCGACCTGGCACAAGTCGTCTCTGCCGGTAAAGTACCTTTAATCATGATGCACATGCTGGGTACGCCGGCTACTATGCAAAATAGTCCGCACTACGATGATTGTGTCGGCGAACTCATGGATTTCTTTTCCGAACGCCTCGCCTTCTGCGAAAAACAGGGAATAGACACCGGCAAAGTGATCCTTGATCCGGGCATCGGCTTTGGAAAACGCCTCGAGGACAATCTCTACATTTTGTCCGAACTGGCCCGATTCAAAAAACTCGACAAACCTTTACTTGTGGGAACGTCAAGAAAGTCTTTTATTAAGATGGTCCACCCGACGGACAAACCGGCCCGCGAGCGAATCGGCGGATCGATAGCCTCAATGATAATGGCCGTGATGAACGGGGCTGATATCGTGCGAGTCCACGACGTGGCCGAGACGGTTGAAGCTCTAAAGGTCCTGCGGGCCATAAGGGAAGGCATATGA
- the cdaA gene encoding diadenylate cyclase CdaA: MTLFRIDFVQFGLKDLVDVLIVSFIIFQMLKLVKGTRSVQIIFGLFLVAGVAFIAYWFQLEGLTWLFSNLTTFGLIVLVIVFQPELRSVLAQLGQSRLLRRFATLEQRKTLEEISRAILRLSELRHGALIVIERRTGLRNFAETGKELNAELSSEMLITLFAPYTPLHDGAVIVSGDHIVAAATSLPLTSNPRFRKLYGMRHKAAIGVSEVSDAVVAVVSEETSQISIAFEGVLYRDINKAEFRDRLAEFYRK, from the coding sequence ATGACGCTCTTTCGTATAGATTTCGTTCAGTTCGGCCTGAAAGACCTGGTCGATGTCCTGATCGTTTCGTTCATCATTTTCCAGATGCTCAAGCTGGTCAAAGGCACCCGCTCGGTCCAGATTATTTTCGGCCTGTTTCTGGTCGCCGGCGTGGCCTTCATTGCCTACTGGTTTCAACTCGAAGGACTGACCTGGCTGTTTTCGAATCTGACGACCTTCGGACTTATCGTGCTCGTGATAGTCTTCCAGCCCGAACTTCGCTCGGTATTGGCCCAACTCGGCCAGAGCCGTTTGCTCAGGCGATTTGCTACCCTCGAGCAACGCAAGACTCTCGAAGAAATCAGCCGTGCCATTCTGCGCTTGTCGGAACTCAGACATGGCGCCTTGATCGTCATCGAACGCCGCACCGGCCTGCGAAATTTCGCCGAAACCGGAAAAGAACTCAACGCCGAACTGTCTTCGGAGATGCTCATCACCCTGTTTGCTCCCTACACTCCTCTCCACGATGGCGCCGTGATTGTCTCCGGCGATCACATCGTGGCCGCGGCGACATCGCTCCCCCTGACATCGAACCCGCGCTTCCGCAAGCTCTACGGTATGCGCCACAAAGCCGCCATTGGCGTCAGTGAGGTTTCCGATGCGGTCGTGGCGGTGGTCTCCGAAGAAACCAGCCAGATTTCAATCGCCTTCGAAGGCGTCCTCTACCGCGATATAAACAAGGCCGAATTCCGCGACCGGCTGGCTGAGTTTTACCGAAAATAA
- the lepA gene encoding translation elongation factor 4, protein MQDIKKIRNFSIIAHIDHGKSTLADRLLQATHTLTVREMKEQVLDSMDLERERGITIKAHAIRLLYKANSGETYRFNLIDTPGHVDFTYEVSRSLAACEGALLVVDASQGIEAQTLSNLYLAMENDLEVIPIVNKIDLPNAEPDRVVGELADLLGCDEADVLKVSAKKGIGVDEVLEAIVARVPAPKGDPDAPLQAMVFDSVFDSYRGAMPLVRVVNGTLRTGDKIKFFSTGKVYETDEVGHLRLTRVPQEELSAGDVGYFFASIREVADTKIGDTITTAKDPAKTALSGFVDVKPMVFSGLYPAIAEDYTRLRESLEKLTLNDSSLKFTPESSTALGFGFRVGFLGLLHMEIVTERLSREYGQTIINTVPNVEYHVFKNDGSMTVVDNPAKMPPSNLVDYVEEPFVDSQVIVPDDYIGAIMKLGTERRGEYKTTEYLAAKRVSISYAFPLSEIIFDFYDKLKSVTRGYASFDYGIPYYKRSDLVKLDILINSEPVDALSVIIYRESAYKWGLSMNEKLHQLIPRQMYEVVIQAAIGSRIVSRATVKPLRKNVTAKCYGGDITRKRKLLERQKEGKKRMKQFGRVEIPQEAFLAALKIER, encoded by the coding sequence ATGCAGGATATAAAGAAAATAAGAAACTTTTCGATCATCGCCCACATCGACCACGGCAAATCCACCCTGGCCGACCGGCTGTTACAGGCCACGCACACGTTGACGGTGCGCGAGATGAAAGAGCAGGTGCTGGACTCGATGGATCTCGAGCGTGAACGCGGCATCACTATCAAGGCTCACGCCATAAGACTGCTCTACAAAGCAAATAGCGGCGAAACATATCGCTTCAACCTTATCGATACCCCCGGCCACGTGGATTTCACCTACGAAGTCAGCCGCTCTCTGGCGGCTTGCGAAGGAGCCCTGCTTGTGGTCGACGCTTCTCAGGGAATCGAGGCGCAAACTCTATCGAATCTTTATCTGGCCATGGAGAACGATCTCGAAGTCATCCCGATTGTCAATAAAATTGACCTCCCCAACGCCGAGCCGGATAGAGTGGTCGGAGAGCTCGCTGACCTGCTCGGCTGTGACGAAGCCGATGTTCTCAAAGTCTCGGCCAAGAAGGGGATAGGTGTCGATGAAGTCCTTGAAGCAATCGTCGCGCGCGTACCGGCCCCCAAGGGCGACCCCGATGCCCCCCTGCAGGCGATGGTGTTCGACTCCGTCTTCGATAGCTACCGGGGCGCCATGCCGCTGGTCAGGGTGGTCAATGGCACACTGAGAACCGGCGATAAAATCAAATTCTTCTCCACCGGTAAGGTTTACGAGACCGATGAGGTCGGCCACCTGAGACTGACAAGGGTTCCGCAGGAAGAATTGTCGGCCGGCGATGTTGGCTATTTCTTCGCCTCGATTCGCGAAGTCGCCGATACCAAAATAGGCGATACGATAACGACCGCCAAAGACCCGGCCAAAACCGCGCTGAGCGGGTTTGTCGATGTTAAACCAATGGTCTTTTCCGGTCTGTACCCGGCAATCGCCGAAGACTACACCCGCCTTCGGGAATCCCTCGAAAAACTCACCCTCAACGATTCATCGCTCAAATTCACCCCGGAATCTTCGACTGCTCTCGGCTTCGGCTTCCGCGTCGGTTTTTTGGGCCTTTTGCACATGGAAATCGTCACCGAGCGGCTCTCGCGCGAATACGGTCAGACTATCATCAACACTGTCCCCAACGTGGAGTACCACGTTTTCAAAAATGACGGCTCGATGACCGTTGTGGACAACCCGGCCAAGATGCCCCCCTCGAATCTTGTCGATTATGTCGAGGAGCCGTTCGTCGATTCTCAGGTGATTGTCCCCGATGATTATATCGGCGCCATAATGAAACTGGGCACCGAGCGGCGCGGCGAGTACAAAACCACCGAATATCTGGCCGCCAAGCGGGTGAGTATTTCCTACGCCTTTCCGCTCTCAGAGATAATTTTCGATTTTTACGATAAACTCAAATCCGTTACCCGCGGATATGCCTCGTTCGATTACGGTATTCCTTACTACAAGCGCTCTGATCTGGTGAAACTCGATATCCTGATAAACAGCGAGCCGGTTGATGCTCTCTCGGTCATCATCTACCGTGAAAGCGCCTACAAATGGGGCCTGAGCATGAACGAGAAGCTCCACCAGTTGATACCTCGCCAGATGTACGAGGTTGTCATTCAGGCCGCTATCGGCAGCCGGATTGTGAGCCGAGCCACCGTCAAGCCGCTTCGCAAAAACGTCACCGCCAAATGCTACGGGGGAGATATCACCCGCAAACGCAAGCTTTTGGAGCGCCAGAAAGAGGGGAAGAAGCGGATGAAGCAGTTTGGCCGGGTGGAGATCCCTCAGGAAGCCTTCCTGGCCGCCCTCAAAATCGAGCGGTAG
- a CDS encoding DpnI domain-containing protein encodes MRTTFNLKLAKYYKSPSQQIRIMSEAWVASEVYCPGCGLNVEQYEPGRPVADFFCAGCREDYELKSKKSKIGRKIIDGAFDSMMQRVGSDTAPNFFMLTYEPAVFEVTNLMVIPRHFFSHQIIEKRKPLAGTARRAGWVGCNICINRIPDSGKLYYIKQNKIIPKELVIRRFNKTAFLRESRNTESRGWLIDIMSCLDSLGKQEFSLQDVYKFESVLAAGHPSNKHIKDKIRQQLQVLRDRGYLEFVSPGRYRLVQT; translated from the coding sequence ATGCGCACTACTTTTAATCTGAAACTGGCGAAATATTACAAAAGCCCATCCCAACAAATTCGCATTATGTCTGAGGCATGGGTCGCCTCGGAGGTTTATTGTCCTGGGTGTGGATTGAATGTCGAACAATACGAGCCCGGTCGCCCGGTAGCCGATTTCTTTTGTGCGGGGTGCAGGGAGGACTACGAACTCAAGAGCAAGAAAAGCAAGATTGGGCGCAAGATCATCGACGGTGCGTTTGATTCCATGATGCAACGTGTGGGAAGCGACACCGCCCCAAATTTCTTCATGCTGACATATGAACCAGCGGTTTTCGAGGTGACGAACCTTATGGTTATTCCTCGGCATTTCTTCAGTCATCAGATCATCGAAAAGCGTAAGCCATTGGCCGGCACCGCTCGCAGGGCGGGCTGGGTAGGATGCAATATTTGTATTAACAGAATTCCTGACAGCGGCAAGCTATATTACATTAAGCAGAATAAGATTATCCCAAAAGAGCTGGTGATACGCCGCTTCAACAAGACCGCTTTTTTAAGGGAGAGTCGCAATACGGAATCTCGTGGTTGGCTCATTGATATCATGTCATGCTTGGATTCTTTGGGAAAACAGGAATTCAGTCTTCAAGATGTGTACAAATTCGAGTCAGTTCTCGCTGCTGGCCATCCGTCTAATAAACATATCAAGGACAAGATCAGACAGCAATTACAGGTTCTCAGGGACAGAGGGTACCTCGAGTTTGTGAGCCCCGGCCGCTATCGACTGGTCCAAACATGA
- a CDS encoding asparagine synthetase B — translation MKICRYILAALLLPLNLLAASVFIPMDKSQTDHLKAYGVVYKALEKGSKAEWLLNYQGGSFLIDYSPDIVNLCLLAGVKYQQVGEGDIADIYRIIEVENMERVELEKAPSIAVYSPPSMQPWDDAVTLALTYAEIKYDVIWDEEVLTGALDDYDWLHCHHEDFTGQYGKFYAAFRQQLWYQADVSANEEMAKKLGYSKVSLMKLDVAKTIYDYVRRGGFLFSMCSAPETIDIALAADGVDIVPREFDSDPVDPGCQEKLDFSKTFAFENFEITTDPLLYRHSNIDTYPDRQIRFPRTTDDFFYLFDFAAKLDPVPTMLTQDHVNTVNGFMGQTTGFRKSLLKKFVTILAQPDNYDEVRYIHGSLGRGTFTFLSGHDPEDYQHMVHDPPTDLGLYKNSPGYRLILNNILFPAAKKKERKT, via the coding sequence ATGAAAATTTGCCGTTATATACTCGCAGCCCTCCTGCTCCCGCTGAACCTGTTGGCGGCCTCCGTCTTTATACCTATGGATAAATCCCAAACCGACCACCTAAAAGCCTACGGCGTCGTCTATAAAGCCCTCGAAAAAGGCTCCAAAGCCGAATGGCTGCTCAACTATCAGGGCGGCTCGTTCCTTATCGATTACTCTCCCGATATCGTCAATCTCTGCCTGCTCGCGGGCGTCAAGTATCAGCAGGTCGGCGAAGGCGATATAGCGGATATCTACCGGATAATCGAAGTCGAAAACATGGAAAGAGTAGAACTCGAAAAAGCGCCATCGATCGCCGTCTATTCGCCGCCTTCGATGCAGCCCTGGGATGATGCCGTCACCCTCGCGCTAACCTATGCGGAAATCAAATACGATGTTATCTGGGACGAAGAAGTCCTGACAGGCGCTCTTGACGACTACGATTGGCTTCACTGCCACCACGAAGATTTCACCGGCCAATACGGCAAATTCTACGCCGCCTTCCGCCAACAGCTCTGGTATCAGGCCGATGTTTCCGCCAACGAAGAAATGGCCAAAAAGCTGGGCTACAGCAAAGTTTCGCTGATGAAACTCGATGTCGCCAAAACGATCTACGACTATGTCCGCCGCGGCGGATTTCTGTTCTCGATGTGCTCCGCGCCGGAGACTATTGATATCGCTCTCGCCGCCGATGGTGTGGATATAGTGCCGCGCGAGTTCGATAGCGACCCGGTCGATCCCGGATGCCAGGAGAAACTCGATTTCTCCAAAACATTCGCCTTCGAGAATTTCGAAATAACCACCGACCCGCTTCTATACCGCCACTCCAACATCGACACCTACCCCGATCGCCAGATTCGCTTCCCGCGAACCACCGATGATTTCTTCTACCTGTTCGACTTCGCCGCCAAACTCGACCCCGTTCCCACCATGCTCACCCAGGACCACGTGAACACTGTCAACGGCTTCATGGGGCAGACAACCGGTTTTCGCAAATCACTGCTGAAAAAATTCGTCACCATCCTGGCCCAGCCGGATAACTACGACGAGGTGCGATATATCCACGGAAGTCTCGGGCGCGGCACTTTCACCTTTCTGTCCGGCCACGATCCCGAAGATTACCAGCACATGGTTCACGACCCGCCGACTGATTTGGGCCTCTACAAGAACTCGCCGGGCTACCGGTTGATTTTGAACAATATCCTTTTCCCGGCTGCCAAGAAAAAAGAACGCAAAACCTGA
- the ruvX gene encoding Holliday junction resolvase RuvX: MTSDYNRTFIAIDYGSRRIGLAKSDPTGTIASALTTLEVKSDKHALESLRTVIEEYGPNGIVIGYPLLKSGDKSEKCLEIDRFIEKLKAFYSGPIEKVDEQYSSQEAATIIHAHGKKTGQDKKRIDRLAAVIILQRYLDEHPPKAQQG; encoded by the coding sequence ATGACATCAGACTACAACCGGACATTCATAGCCATCGACTACGGTTCCCGGCGCATCGGGCTTGCCAAGAGCGACCCCACCGGCACAATAGCCTCGGCCCTGACCACCCTCGAAGTAAAATCCGACAAGCACGCCCTGGAGTCATTGCGCACCGTCATCGAAGAGTATGGCCCCAATGGCATAGTCATCGGCTACCCCCTTCTGAAATCCGGTGACAAAAGCGAAAAATGTCTGGAAATTGACCGATTCATCGAAAAACTGAAGGCGTTTTACAGCGGCCCGATTGAAAAAGTCGACGAGCAGTATTCCTCACAGGAGGCCGCGACTATTATCCACGCCCACGGCAAAAAAACAGGCCAGGACAAAAAGAGAATCGACCGGCTGGCGGCCGTGATTATCCTCCAGCGCTATCTGGATGAACACCCGCCGAAAGCGCAGCAGGGATAA
- the mltG gene encoding endolytic transglycosylase MltG translates to MSRRNRKKMSLKTVIIFAALLIVVVAAYTYRAYTRTIDIGDRVVTVVIKPGDTLSRIARQLVDKGVVESKAMLVYPARLMNLDRKLTPGRYDFTGENSCRSVLARLEAADFLKVKLTIPEGATKWKVASIVAEKLGLDSTTFMALDKDSAFLAAHELPGLEGYLFPETYFIPWGVDEAYVANEMIDMFHRQTDTIWPENIIDGHSRYDIVKLASIVEAETGIKDERRLVASVYHNRLRKRMKLDADPTVIYGLGGLDRPLWTKDLRKDSPYNTYMRRGLPPTPINSPGLASLRAALNPEQTDYYYFVADETGGHYFSKTNAEHNRAKEKIKAALKEKSSGSN, encoded by the coding sequence ATGAGCAGACGAAATAGAAAAAAGATGAGCCTCAAAACTGTCATTATTTTTGCGGCTCTGCTGATAGTCGTTGTGGCTGCCTACACCTACCGCGCCTACACCCGCACGATTGATATCGGCGATCGCGTCGTCACCGTTGTCATCAAACCCGGTGACACGCTCAGCCGGATAGCCCGGCAACTCGTCGATAAAGGCGTGGTCGAGTCAAAAGCCATGCTGGTCTATCCCGCTCGCCTGATGAACCTCGACCGTAAGTTGACCCCCGGACGCTACGATTTCACCGGCGAAAACTCCTGTCGGTCGGTCCTCGCAAGGCTCGAAGCAGCCGACTTTCTCAAAGTCAAACTGACCATCCCCGAAGGCGCCACAAAATGGAAAGTAGCTTCTATAGTAGCAGAAAAACTCGGGCTCGACTCTACGACATTCATGGCGCTCGACAAAGACTCCGCGTTTCTCGCCGCACACGAATTACCCGGCCTCGAGGGTTACCTCTTCCCGGAAACCTATTTCATTCCGTGGGGCGTTGATGAAGCGTATGTGGCCAACGAAATGATAGACATGTTTCACCGGCAGACCGACACCATCTGGCCCGAGAACATAATCGACGGCCACAGCCGCTACGATATAGTTAAACTGGCCTCCATCGTCGAGGCGGAAACAGGCATCAAAGACGAACGCCGTCTGGTAGCGTCGGTTTACCACAACCGGCTGCGCAAAAGAATGAAACTGGACGCCGATCCCACCGTGATATATGGCTTGGGCGGCCTCGACCGACCCCTCTGGACAAAAGATCTGCGCAAAGACTCACCCTACAACACCTACATGCGTAGGGGACTGCCTCCCACACCGATAAACTCTCCGGGGTTGGCGTCGCTGCGGGCGGCCCTCAATCCCGAACAGACGGATTATTACTATTTTGTGGCTGATGAAACCGGCGGGCACTATTTCTCTAAGACAAACGCGGAGCACAACCGCGCCAAGGAGAAAATAAAAGCCGCCCTGAAAGAAAAATCGAGTGGCTCCAATTAG
- a CDS encoding GAF domain-containing protein — MKKSKANHSGGIAPEQVGTENALGAPANGGGEPSEVFFDLTRRLSTKFNINKGVLLLKADMNAPLAAVSTWNNGQMHEGLSIKLPSDSSLFERVAEQGSVYTENFCDSFSGNFFERKLLLDDDSRSFVLQPLKHEGEVIGLLGFSSEKPTAFTLFEEGDLDDIVTDFAGVIREKISFS; from the coding sequence GTGAAAAAGTCTAAAGCCAACCACAGCGGGGGCATAGCACCTGAACAGGTCGGCACGGAAAACGCTTTGGGCGCTCCGGCAAATGGAGGCGGAGAGCCATCGGAAGTTTTTTTCGACCTGACAAGGCGGCTAAGCACAAAGTTTAACATCAACAAAGGGGTCTTGCTGCTCAAAGCCGATATGAACGCGCCGCTGGCAGCCGTTTCTACCTGGAACAACGGCCAGATGCACGAGGGGTTGTCCATCAAGCTTCCCAGTGACTCTTCCCTTTTCGAGAGAGTCGCCGAGCAGGGAAGCGTTTACACCGAGAATTTCTGTGACAGTTTCAGCGGGAATTTTTTTGAACGGAAGCTTCTGCTCGATGATGATTCGAGATCGTTCGTACTGCAGCCGCTGAAGCACGAGGGCGAGGTTATCGGCCTACTGGGATTCAGTTCCGAGAAGCCGACGGCGTTTACGTTGTTTGAAGAAGGTGACCTCGACGATATCGTTACTGATTTCGCGGGAGTGATCCGCGAGAAGATTTCCTTCTCCTAA